From a region of the Mucilaginibacter auburnensis genome:
- a CDS encoding STAS domain-containing protein — protein MINIYKEDDANLLLNLDIQDANMGHADEFKAELTRLFDTHQRKKLILNFAHVQYIDSSFLGALVSVLKYVISFKSDIVLVGLRKDIHNLFALIRLDKVFKIYENFNEALA, from the coding sequence ATGATTAACATTTATAAGGAAGACGACGCCAATTTGCTGTTAAACCTTGATATACAGGATGCCAATATGGGGCATGCCGACGAGTTTAAGGCTGAACTCACCCGTTTGTTTGATACGCACCAAAGAAAAAAACTAATATTGAATTTTGCGCATGTTCAGTATATCGACAGCTCATTTTTAGGTGCCCTGGTATCAGTGCTTAAATATGTAATATCATTTAAATCTGATATTGTTTTGGTTGGCTTACGCAAGGATATACATAATTTATTTGCCCTGATACGGCTTGATAAGGTTTTTAAAATATACGAAAATTTTAACGAAGCGCTTGCCTAA